In Neomonachus schauinslandi chromosome 8, ASM220157v2, whole genome shotgun sequence, the genomic stretch CCGCTTTCTGGAGCGCAGGCACCCGGCTACTCTTCACGAGGCCGCGAGTCTCAGTTTACTTGGGACTTGCGAGAAAAAGCAAGGTGGTTAAACTGTAAGAAGACTCCTGGGTCAGCGCTGAAATAAACCGGAGGGGTAGGGAAGACgaggacaaactgagggtttttaaGACAATGTAACGCGCCCTTGCAGAGTTTTCAGgtgggagagcgggagagggaatcGGGGAGTCGCCGCCGCCCGGGGTCACGCCAGGTCGGCGCCTCGCACGGAGCCACCACTCCCCGAACTTGCCACTTCCTCACGTGTTCTTGGCGTGGCGGAGATTaaagatgcaagaaaaaaaaaattacatgcggAACGGACAGAATGTTCTCAaagattagggggaaaaaagtgaaacgcagattgtacttttttttttcctttagtgcaGAGACGAATTTTATTTCCGCCCCCTCCCCTACACATTCCtgacctctccctcccccttccctctttctttccttccttcctccgcTTCCAAGTTTTGGGATTTTGCAGCCTTGCTTGGCTTTGGCCAAAAGCACAAAAAAGGCGTTTTCGGAAGCGGCTCGGCCGTGCACAAGggccatttgtttgttttgggtctCGGGGCAGGAAATCTTGCCCGGCCTGAGTCACGGCGGCTCCTTCAAGGAAACGTCAGTGTTCTCCTGTCGCCCTCGCCCGCTGCGCGCCCGGCGGCCGCTGCCCATGGGGGAGATGCAGGGCGCGCTGGCCAGGGCCCGGCTCGAGTCTCTGCTCCGGCCCCGCCACAAAAAGAGGGCCGAGGCGCAGAAACGCAGCGAGTCCTTTCTGCTGACCGGCCTGGGTAAGCGCCGCGGCCGCCACGCGGGGACTGTCCCGCTCCGCCGCTAGTCGCTCGGCTCCGGCGAGAGGGACCGGGGGTGGGTGCGCGTTCGCAGGGCGGAGGGACGGAGGCCTGGGGAGAGGGCGGCGGGAGCGGAGGACCCGCCCGGCGTCCCGGACCCACGGTGACCCCGCAGATGAGGGCGCGCGGGGCCACCCTCGCCCGACGGACACCTCGGGCTGGTGGTGCGCGGCCGCCGGGTGGGGGCTGATGAGGCTGCCGGGGGAGTGAGGGAAGAGGGCCGGCTCCGGGACCGGGAGGGAATCGGCAGTCAGGGTTTGACAAACCAGAGCGGGCATAGAGCCACCGGCTGGCCGAGCACCGGGCGGAAAGCGCCCCGGTGCCGCGACTCCGATTTCCTAGCTGGGCGGAATAAATGAGAAAGGTGGAAAATTACCCCggactctccctccccccaccccccgcctgcgGTTTCCCTCTCTCCGGCCGGGGAGCCGAGAGAGGCAGATTAACAGACCCGCGCCGGGCCTCCCGGGCAgtccccgcgccccccgcccccgccccggtcTCGACCTCTGGCCGGGGGCCGAACGGTCCGCCGCCGCCCGGGAGGGAGCAGCCTGCAGGGCAGCGCGACCGCCGGAGGCGGGGCTTGGGCGGGGCCTGGGCGGGGCCGCTTCCTGATTGTCGCGTTGGCCCCGCCCCTGCGGCGGCTCAGGGCTTATAAAGCGGGCGGCAAGGCGCGCGGCCAGTGTTGGCTGAGCCGGTCTCCCGTCACTAACGACACCCTGCGCGCTCTTTCTGCGGAGATGACGGTGAAAACCGAGGCTGCTAGGGGCACCCTCACTTACTCCAGAATGAGGGGAATGGTAGCAATTCTCATCGGTGAGTGTAGGAATTAATACTGAACTTCTAGGATATGTGAGgtggaaatttttttaaggtcGCGCGTGAGATTAGTGTGTGTGGCGTCGGACGTTACGAAGCCATCTAGACgtttgtttatttctcctctcttaatTCACAGCTTTCATGAAACAGAGGAGGATGGGCCTGAACGACTTTATTCAGAAGATTGCCAATAACTCCTATGCATGCAAACAGTAAGTTTTGGAGAGGACcgggagaaataaaaataagtagcaGAGTTTCAATTTACCAGCAGTAAAGACACATTCTCATCAGAGGGTTGAGATCAGAAAGCTGAAGCCTTCCCCGGGGGTGGGAGCCCTTTTCTCTTTTAAGTCCCagttgaagaaaacattttaaacattaaaactaATGGGCTGATTTGGCCAGTCCTGGAGCTGTAagataaaatattcatgtttGCCTAATTCACCCCCTGTTGCGGTGAAGGACAATCCTCATCCCTGTATTTAACTgggtttattatttcctttggctattattttctttaactgaGTAATTTCTTTGGGTGTTTTTGGTTGAAACACTCCGAACTGTTCGGGAAAAGTTGAGCCAGAAACTACTGGTGTTACTGTGCCCCCTTGTGTCGAGTTAAGGAGGTTCTAAGTTGTTCCTTTCTCTGCAGCCCTGAAGTTCAGTCCATTTTGAAAATCTCCCAACCTCAGGAGCCTGAGCTTATGAATGCCAACCCTTCTCCTCCAGTAAGTATTCTCTATTTGTGATGCTTCTGTAGAGGGATCTTGTAAATGAGTCAGTTAGTATTCCTACATTGATGGATTACAATAGCATTTCTAGAAATTAGTATTAAGACAGGAATGCCTAGTTAATGGCATAACAAGTGACATAAGCACTTACTTAACTATTGAGTCAGTGAAGTATTTTAAAAGGCCTATTGCCTCAAAGTTGTATCTGGTTACAACACGATTGTGTACAATTTCCATACTCCCATTTGAAATATTAATGTGTATGGATGAAAAGTAGTCTTGGTTGTGTCTATGATGTGTGGTGGCTTGCCTCAGTCATTTGCAGATGTAGCACTTTTACATTGCCTGCCCTTGATTGTTGTGTTCCTTTGAAGCAAGGATactaaaagaaaacttttcttttccaGCCAAGTCCTTCTCAGCAAATCAACCTTGGCCCATCATCCAATCCTCATGCTAAACCATCTGACTTTCACTTCTTGAAAGTGATTGGGAAAGGCAGTTTTGGGAAGGTAATTTCAGATCTGAAGACCTCATAATTTATAGTCTTTCATTCACATTCATTTAACATTCTCCGTGGGTATAGatagcaaaatgattttttttgttgttgaaattcCAGGTTCTTCTAGCAAGACACAAAGCAGAAGAAGCATTCTATGCAGTCAAAGTTTTACAGAAGAAAGCCATCCTGAAAAAGAAGGAGGTACGAAATGCACTTGATGGACTGGAGCTGGAGATAGACATTCATTGAGTGGTTTTACCTTGGAATTTTGGTACCAAGTCGAAATTTGCCACTAAATCTTTAATTGCCCTTTTTCTAGGAAAAGCATATCATGTCAGAACGGAATGTTCTACTGAAGAATGTGAAACACCCTTTCCTGGTGGGCCTTCACTTCTCTTTCCAAACTGCTGACAAATTGTACTTTGTCCTTGACTACATCAACGGTGGAGAGGTGAGCTAACCTTTAGGTGTCTGGGCATGGCATTCCTGGTTTTAGTTTGAGAGGAAAGTTTTTCAATGATATTTAGGGGGGAAAAGTTACCAGAATTAGCCTTTCCTTCAACCTGAAGGTTGCAAATAGTTAACAGACTATTTAAGGCCACTTCCTGCAATTGTCCCCTTTAGCTATATATGTCGAGACTAATTAAATGCATTGTTATCAAGCCTTGGCAACCCAGCCTAACTTTGTTCTGTCTCCTGCAGCTGTTCTACCATCTCCAGAGGGAGCGTTGCTTCCTGGAACCACGGGCTCGCTTCTATGCTGCTGAAATAGCCAGTGCCTTGGGTTACCTGCACTCCCTGAACATCGTTTATAGGTAAGCTGGAGAGCTCTCAAGGTTACCTTCCCGGGTAGAAAGGAGACTGAGCCCTGGTCTTTGACGGAgccttaaaataatttgtatttatttacagcTTGGTCACCTAAAACCAGATCCCCTGGCATGTGAGCTGCCTTGACTCCATGCCACCAGGGAACTAGCCAGCTAGGATTGTGCTTAATCCAGAATAGATTAGCAGAACAAGGACTCCCTTTTTTTATTCACTATACAGCTACAGTGAATTGGAAATGCTTCTAACACCCCGAGCTATTATTTCACAGAGGCTTTCTTATGAAGTGAAATTAACttaacacaactttttttttttttttttttttttttttgcagagactTAAAACCAGAGAATATTCTGCTGGATTCACAGGGACACATTGTCCTTACTGATTTTGGGCTCTGCAAGGAGAACATCGAACACAATGGCACGACATCCACCTTCTGTGGCACGCCTGAGGTAGGAGCACTCTCCACTTAGTGCCTGGTCTGCCCCCTCCTGGGAGAGCCAAGTGCAAAAATTAAGTTCTACCAGAAGGATAGATTGTTCTCGGAGGTTTCTCAGTCCAGTTGAGTGCAAGGAAAATACATTTGCTGTTTGATGCAGCATGAGAAATCCCAAGGCCTCATGTTGCTTTCATTAAGACCAGCTTTTTGCAAAAGCCATGTCATAAATAGGTTGTAAATTCCCACGTAAGCTATCTGTTGGCTGCCCAGTCGCTTCCTAAATACCAGTACACATACCTGGCCAGTCAGCCTTCCAGTCCAGCAGTTTTATCAGGAAGTAATGTAAAGAAATGTATCCTGCAAGTGGATCCAGGGTCTGAGCCCTTTCAAAGTGCATGCCTGGTCGTGGGATTGCGTGGTTTCACAGACTTCTAAACtctgttttcctgctttgtgTTTCAGTATCTCGCCCCCGAGGTGCTCCATAAGCAGCCTTATGACAGGACCGTGGACTGGTGGTGCCTGGGGGCCGTCTTATATGAGATGCTGTATGGCCTGGTGAGTTGAGAGCCATGGCATCTTGCCCCTGGTTTGATAGTGCTCCCTAGAATGGGGTCGTCTTAAAATCCAGACTTACCAGACACACAAGCCCCATTGCAGATCTGGTCATTGTGTTTTGCCCCTTTATCAATAAGCTTATCAGATGCTGATAAGAGAGGCCTATTGGTTATTTTATAAGTGTTTTGGAGTAAGCTCTTAGTGAATTTTTCTTTCGTAAATTCACGTTTGACTAGATATGACCCCCTTAATCCATGTGAGGGAAAATGTGGCTTATTAGCGTCTACTCCCTGATAAGGGTCGTGAAATAGACATATAAAAATCCAGGGCAAAGAAAACCTATTAAGGGAAAGACTTTGTCAAATCTAGCTTAACCTGGTTGAAGACTTTTTCTCTGTTGGTCGTGTGTGCTGTACAAACCTTCCAACTGAGCATTAATTTCCCCTCTTCTTTCAGCCTCCTTTTTACAGCCGAAACACAGCTGAGATGTATGACAACATTCTGAACAAGCCCCTCCAGCTGAAGCCAAATATTACGAATTCTGCCAGACACCTCCTGGAGGGCCTCCTGCAGAAGGACAGGACAAAGAGGCTGGGCGCCAAGGACGACTTTGTGAGTACCTTTTTCCTGTTCTCCTGGGCTGTCTGGGAAGCACACTAGATCCCCACTGCCCTTCTTGAATTCCACCTGTCTAAACTCATCTCCTGTTTCTTCTCGACAGATGGAGATTAAGAATCATGTCTTCTTCTCCCTGATTAACTGGGATGATCTCATTAATAAGAAGATTACTCCCCCTTTTAACCCAAATGTGGTGAGTATCTCTTTCTTCTGAGTATAGGAGGGCCCAAAGGACACTTCTTGAAGTCAAGAGTTGGTGGTGGTAGAGGGGAGGGCCCCAAGGAATACATTGGCAGATCCTTTATTCACAAACCATTATTTTCCCAGGTAAAAAGTAGAACTTTTGTCCCAACCAAGCTAACATAACCTTTCCACACATTCATCAATTACAGTATCAAAGGATGAAAAGTGAACACTCTCCTCGTTATTTAAACTTTATGTggcctgtgggttttttttgcctGAAATAGATGGTTATTATGGGAGTTTCCATATAGTACCCCAAATACTGAGTTCCAGTATTTAAAGCCCAAAATGAGGATTTCCCTGTCCTGTCTGCACACTGAATTCTTgacactgagtttttttttttttttttccttccctcaatAGAGTGGACCTAGTGACCTACGGCACTTCGATCCTGAGTTCACCGAAGAGCCAGTCCCCAACTCCATCGGCAGGTCCCCCGACAGCATCCTCCTCACAGCCAGCGTCAAGGAAGCGGCCGAGGCCTTCCTAGGCTTTTCCTATGCGCCTCCTATGGACTCTTTCCTCTGAACAGCCCTCGGGGTGGTCTTGaaggattttgtgtgtgtttgtaagcGTTTTAGTTAGCCTCGTGGCAGAGCTGCCCGCTGACAGGACATCTTAAAAGAGAATTTGCACATCTCTGGAAGCTTGCACATCTTGGCAGTCTTATTGCACACTGTTTGCTGGAAGCTTTTTGAAGAGCACATCCTCCTCAGTGAGCTCAtgaggttttcatttttattcttccttccaaCATGGTGCTATCTCTGCAATGAGCATCTGCGTGCTGCCGTAGACAGATGCAGTAGTCTTATTAGGATGATGCAGTTCTAAGAAGGGTTTTCGGAAGGTCTGTCTGGGCCGTGATAACGAATCTTATGAAATGTGCCTTTTCTGATGAGATCGTGTTAGCTCCAAAGCTTTTCCTGTTGCAGAGTgtttcagttctttatttttccttgtggATTTACTGTGTGAACAGTGGTATGAGTGTGGTATGCTTGATCACAGATGGGTTTAGTTCTAAGCATCAATGTGACACTTGCAGGGCACTACAATGTGGGACATTGTTTGTTTCTTCCATATTTGGAAGATAAATTTATGTGTAgaccgtttttgtttttttttttgtaagatacacttaataactaaaatttattgaaaatggtCTTGCAATGACTTGTATCCAGATGCTTAAAGAAAGCATTGCTGctacaaatatttctatttttagaaagggTTTTTATGGACCAATGCCCCAGTTGTCGGTCAAAGCCTggtattttcattgtttaaaatgtcacctgtaaaatgggcattatttatgtttttcttttcttttttttttttgcattcctgAT encodes the following:
- the SGK1 gene encoding serine/threonine-protein kinase Sgk1 isoform X2; amino-acid sequence: MGEMQGALARARLESLLRPRHKKRAEAQKRSESFLLTGLAFMKQRRMGLNDFIQKIANNSYACKHPEVQSILKISQPQEPELMNANPSPPPSPSQQINLGPSSNPHAKPSDFHFLKVIGKGSFGKVLLARHKAEEAFYAVKVLQKKAILKKKEEKHIMSERNVLLKNVKHPFLVGLHFSFQTADKLYFVLDYINGGELFYHLQRERCFLEPRARFYAAEIASALGYLHSLNIVYRDLKPENILLDSQGHIVLTDFGLCKENIEHNGTTSTFCGTPEYLAPEVLHKQPYDRTVDWWCLGAVLYEMLYGLPPFYSRNTAEMYDNILNKPLQLKPNITNSARHLLEGLLQKDRTKRLGAKDDFMEIKNHVFFSLINWDDLINKKITPPFNPNVSGPSDLRHFDPEFTEEPVPNSIGRSPDSILLTASVKEAAEAFLGFSYAPPMDSFL
- the SGK1 gene encoding serine/threonine-protein kinase Sgk1 isoform X5 gives rise to the protein MTVKTEAARGTLTYSRMRGMVAILIAFMKQRRMGLNDFIQKIANNSYACKHPEVQSILKISQPQEPELMNANPSPPPSPSQQINLGPSSNPHAKPSDFHFLKVIGKGSFGKVLLARHKAEEAFYAVKVLQKKAILKKKEEKHIMSERNVLLKNVKHPFLVGLHFSFQTADKLYFVLDYINGGELFYHLQRERCFLEPRARFYAAEIASALGYLHSLNIVYRDLKPENILLDSQGHIVLTDFGLCKENIEHNGTTSTFCGTPEYLAPEVLHKQPYDRTVDWWCLGAVLYEMLYGLPPFYSRNTAEMYDNILNKPLQLKPNITNSARHLLEGLLQKDRTKRLGAKDDFMEIKNHVFFSLINWDDLINKKITPPFNPNVSGPSDLRHFDPEFTEEPVPNSIGRSPDSILLTASVKEAAEAFLGFSYAPPMDSFL
- the SGK1 gene encoding serine/threonine-protein kinase Sgk1 isoform X4; the protein is MTVKTEAARGTLTYSRMRGMVAILIAFMKQRRMGLNDFIQKIANNSYACKHPEVQSILKISQPQEPELMNANPSPPPSPSQQINLGPSSNPHAKPSDFHFLKVIGKGSFGKVLLARHKAEEAFYAVKVLQKKAILKKKELFYHLQRERCFLEPRARFYAAEIASALGYLHSLNIVYRDLKPENILLDSQGHIVLTDFGLCKENIEHNGTTSTFCGTPEYLAPEVLHKQPYDRTVDWWCLGAVLYEMLYGLPPFYSRNTAEMYDNILNKPLQLKPNITNSARHLLEGLLQKDRTKRLGAKDDFMEIKNHVFFSLINWDDLINKKITPPFNPNVSGPSDLRHFDPEFTEEPVPNSIGRSPDSILLTASVKEAAEAFLGFSYAPPMDSFL
- the SGK1 gene encoding serine/threonine-protein kinase Sgk1 isoform X1; amino-acid sequence: MVNKDMNGFPVKKCSAFQFFKKRVRRWIKSPMVSVDKHQSPSLKYTGPSVMHIPPGEPDFESSLCPTCLGDHAFQRGVLPQEKESCSWETQSGCEAKEPCNHASILTKPDPRTFWTNDDSAFMKQRRMGLNDFIQKIANNSYACKHPEVQSILKISQPQEPELMNANPSPPPSPSQQINLGPSSNPHAKPSDFHFLKVIGKGSFGKVLLARHKAEEAFYAVKVLQKKAILKKKEEKHIMSERNVLLKNVKHPFLVGLHFSFQTADKLYFVLDYINGGELFYHLQRERCFLEPRARFYAAEIASALGYLHSLNIVYRDLKPENILLDSQGHIVLTDFGLCKENIEHNGTTSTFCGTPEYLAPEVLHKQPYDRTVDWWCLGAVLYEMLYGLPPFYSRNTAEMYDNILNKPLQLKPNITNSARHLLEGLLQKDRTKRLGAKDDFMEIKNHVFFSLINWDDLINKKITPPFNPNVSGPSDLRHFDPEFTEEPVPNSIGRSPDSILLTASVKEAAEAFLGFSYAPPMDSFL
- the SGK1 gene encoding serine/threonine-protein kinase Sgk1 isoform X3 — encoded protein: MKEEAIKSPLKAFMKQRRMGLNDFIQKIANNSYACKHPEVQSILKISQPQEPELMNANPSPPPSPSQQINLGPSSNPHAKPSDFHFLKVIGKGSFGKVLLARHKAEEAFYAVKVLQKKAILKKKEEKHIMSERNVLLKNVKHPFLVGLHFSFQTADKLYFVLDYINGGELFYHLQRERCFLEPRARFYAAEIASALGYLHSLNIVYRDLKPENILLDSQGHIVLTDFGLCKENIEHNGTTSTFCGTPEYLAPEVLHKQPYDRTVDWWCLGAVLYEMLYGLPPFYSRNTAEMYDNILNKPLQLKPNITNSARHLLEGLLQKDRTKRLGAKDDFMEIKNHVFFSLINWDDLINKKITPPFNPNVSGPSDLRHFDPEFTEEPVPNSIGRSPDSILLTASVKEAAEAFLGFSYAPPMDSFL